Proteins encoded within one genomic window of Haematospirillum jordaniae:
- a CDS encoding ABC transporter ATP-binding protein gives MVSGPGLQSREVSVMLDDIHVSLKGPAGPVNILRGVSLCIDKGEAVAVVGPSGSGKSTMMMVAAGLERITSGSARICGQDIGPLDEDALAVFRRDHVGVVFQSFHLVPTMSALENVAIPLELAGSTEAFERARDGLQSVGLGHRLHHVPAQLSGGEQQRVALARAFATSPDLVLADEPTGNLDGATGAMIMDLLFDHRRRNGTSLMLVTHDPALAARCDRTVRLEDGRLVSHA, from the coding sequence ATGGTGTCCGGTCCGGGCCTTCAGTCAAGGGAAGTATCCGTCATGCTTGACGATATCCATGTCAGCCTGAAGGGTCCTGCTGGTCCGGTCAATATCCTGCGTGGGGTTTCGCTTTGCATTGACAAGGGTGAGGCTGTAGCGGTGGTCGGGCCCTCGGGTTCAGGGAAATCGACCATGATGATGGTTGCAGCCGGACTCGAGCGGATCACATCGGGTTCTGCGCGTATTTGTGGGCAGGATATAGGTCCGCTGGATGAAGATGCCTTGGCTGTGTTCCGACGCGATCATGTCGGGGTTGTTTTTCAGTCCTTTCATCTTGTTCCGACAATGAGTGCTCTGGAGAATGTTGCCATTCCCCTGGAGCTGGCGGGTTCAACAGAGGCATTCGAGCGTGCCCGTGATGGTTTGCAGTCCGTGGGGCTTGGCCATCGCCTGCATCATGTTCCGGCCCAGCTGTCCGGTGGAGAGCAGCAGCGGGTTGCCTTGGCCCGTGCCTTTGCCACCTCCCCGGACCTTGTGCTGGCTGACGAGCCAACGGGTAACCTAGATGGGGCAACGGGGGCCATGATCATGGATCTTTTGTTTGACCATCGCCGCCGTAACGGGACGTCCCTGATGCTGGTAACCCATGATCCTGCCTTGGCGGCACGGTGTGACCGCACAGTGCGTCTGGAAGATGGGCGGCTGGTGTCCCATGCCTGA
- the fmt gene encoding methionyl-tRNA formyltransferase: MRVVFMGTPDFAVPALRALASRHTIAKVYCQPPRPAGRGQALRPSAVQRAAESLDLDVHYPVSLRGAEEVETLAALKPDVTVVAAYGLILPQAILDIPTLGCINIHGSLLPRWRGAAPVHRAIMAGDTETGITIMQMEAGLDTGPMLLRKTVPITDTTTTGLLHDTLAETGAALILEALDGLERGTLKAVPQPENGISYAEKINKAEAQIVWNHPSSKVARHINGLSPFPGAWFEHAGTRIKVLAAEPVEGQGQPGAVLDNSFTVACSHGAVRLLSLQRAGKDPMDAGAFYRGFPLPPGTLLNGQPAS; this comes from the coding sequence ATGCGGGTCGTTTTCATGGGAACGCCGGACTTTGCCGTGCCGGCACTACGGGCACTGGCAAGCCGCCATACCATTGCCAAAGTCTACTGCCAACCACCGCGCCCCGCCGGACGGGGCCAAGCCCTGCGGCCTTCCGCCGTTCAAAGGGCCGCGGAATCATTGGACCTTGACGTACATTACCCAGTATCCCTGCGCGGGGCGGAAGAAGTCGAAACTCTTGCAGCCCTAAAGCCTGATGTTACCGTTGTTGCAGCCTATGGCCTCATCCTGCCACAAGCCATTCTGGATATCCCTACCCTTGGCTGTATCAATATCCATGGCTCGCTGCTGCCGCGCTGGCGTGGCGCTGCACCTGTACACCGGGCCATTATGGCGGGAGATACGGAAACAGGGATCACAATTATGCAGATGGAAGCCGGGCTGGATACCGGCCCCATGCTGCTGAGAAAAACCGTACCGATCACCGATACAACCACCACCGGCCTGTTGCACGATACCCTTGCAGAAACAGGGGCAGCGCTGATTCTGGAAGCGCTGGACGGACTGGAGCGGGGTACATTGAAGGCTGTGCCACAGCCTGAAAACGGCATAAGCTACGCCGAGAAAATCAACAAGGCAGAGGCCCAGATTGTCTGGAACCACCCCTCTTCCAAGGTTGCGCGCCACATCAACGGACTGTCCCCTTTCCCGGGGGCATGGTTTGAGCATGCGGGAACCCGGATAAAAGTTCTGGCGGCCGAACCCGTTGAAGGGCAAGGCCAACCCGGGGCCGTTCTGGACAACAGCTTCACTGTTGCCTGTTCCCATGGTGCGGTTCGCCTTTTATCCCTGCAGCGGGCAGGCAAAGATCCCATGGATGCCGGAGCCTTCTACAGGGGCTTCCCCCTCCCTCCCGGGACACTTCTCAACGGCCAGCCTGCATCCTGA
- the truA gene encoding tRNA pseudouridine(38-40) synthase TruA gives MPRYKLTLEYDGSAFVGWQRQTNGLSVQQAIEEAAQRYCGVLPVAHAAGRTDSGVHALGQVAHIDLERGDPAEKVRDAINAHLRPLPVAVRQAERVDDDFHARFSALERSYVYRILCRRAHPVLEHGKVWWVARPLNAEAMHEAGQILVGNHDFTSFRATECQSRSPVKTLDLLTVTHTPVPEGSLIEIFVRARSFLHHQVRNMVGTLSLVGTGKWTGRDVRKALEARSRSSAGPTAPACGLYFLEVRYPTKEADYHNNNSVFSPL, from the coding sequence ATGCCCCGTTACAAGCTGACACTGGAATATGATGGCTCTGCCTTCGTTGGTTGGCAGCGGCAGACCAACGGCCTATCGGTACAACAGGCCATAGAGGAGGCTGCACAGCGATACTGTGGCGTCCTGCCCGTTGCCCATGCAGCAGGACGGACCGATTCCGGTGTTCACGCCCTAGGGCAGGTTGCTCATATTGATCTGGAGCGCGGGGACCCTGCTGAAAAAGTGCGCGATGCAATCAATGCCCACCTGCGCCCTCTGCCTGTTGCCGTCAGGCAGGCTGAAAGAGTGGATGATGACTTCCACGCACGCTTTTCGGCACTGGAACGGTCCTATGTTTACCGGATCCTCTGCCGCCGTGCCCACCCGGTCCTAGAACATGGCAAGGTATGGTGGGTCGCCCGCCCCCTGAATGCAGAAGCCATGCACGAGGCGGGGCAGATTCTGGTCGGGAACCATGACTTCACCAGCTTCCGGGCAACCGAATGTCAGTCCCGAAGTCCGGTGAAAACCCTGGATCTTCTGACCGTAACCCACACCCCTGTCCCCGAGGGATCCTTGATCGAGATTTTCGTGCGGGCCCGTTCCTTCCTGCACCATCAGGTCCGCAACATGGTGGGAACACTGTCCTTGGTCGGAACCGGAAAATGGACCGGCAGGGATGTTCGCAAGGCCTTGGAAGCACGGTCGCGCAGCAGTGCTGGGCCAACAGCACCTGCGTGTGGGCTATACTTCCTTGAAGTCCGCTACCCGACCAAGGAAGCAGATTATCATAACAATAATAGCGTTTTCAGCCCGCTATAA
- a CDS encoding Bax inhibitor-1/YccA family protein translates to MNLENRNTWTRADSVAGVAEIDAGLRAYMLRVYNYMASGVALTGIVAWLVANTGLSSVFFSAGPQGMQPSMLVWGAMLVSIGLAFFMSFRIASLQSSTAQGLFWAYAALNGVWMASIFFTYTETSIVRVFFITAASFAGLSLYGYTTRRNLDAMGAFMAMGLIGLIIGSVVNIFLASSAMHWMLSVVGVIIFAGLTAYDTQKVKEMYLEADGHDMALKKSVMGALTLYLDFINLFLMLLRFFGQNRE, encoded by the coding sequence ATGAACCTTGAGAACCGCAACACCTGGACCCGGGCGGATTCGGTCGCTGGCGTCGCCGAGATTGATGCCGGCCTGCGCGCCTATATGCTGCGGGTCTACAATTACATGGCTTCTGGCGTCGCCCTGACCGGGATTGTGGCCTGGCTGGTGGCCAATACGGGCCTGAGCAGTGTTTTCTTCAGCGCCGGTCCGCAGGGCATGCAGCCCTCGATGCTGGTATGGGGGGCTATGCTGGTCTCTATTGGCTTGGCTTTCTTCATGTCGTTTCGGATTGCGTCTCTCCAGTCGTCAACGGCCCAGGGCTTGTTCTGGGCTTATGCCGCCCTGAACGGCGTCTGGATGGCCAGTATCTTCTTTACCTATACCGAGACATCGATTGTCCGCGTGTTTTTCATTACCGCGGCCTCCTTTGCCGGTCTGAGCCTTTATGGCTACACCACGCGGCGTAACCTTGATGCTATGGGCGCATTCATGGCCATGGGCCTTATTGGTCTGATCATTGGCAGTGTGGTTAACATCTTCTTGGCCAGTTCGGCCATGCACTGGATGCTGTCTGTTGTCGGGGTTATCATTTTTGCTGGCCTGACAGCCTATGACACCCAGAAGGTCAAGGAAATGTATCTGGAAGCGGATGGCCATGACATGGCCCTCAAAAAGTCGGTTATGGGGGCTTTGACCCTGTATCTTGACTTTATCAACCTCTTCCTGATGCTGCTCCGGTTCTTTGGTCAGAACCGCGAATAA
- a CDS encoding ABC transporter permease — protein MPDNSSPYDRDNIRPWSLALRFARRDLRGGLQGLRVMIACLFLGVFAIAASGSVRSAVEAGLSVGARSLLGGDLELQQSLTRPSVEQRQFLARYGIVSEVREMRAMARSAGTEKVAMVELKAVDSFYPLYGDMGVAPDEPLASLLDRRAGVFGAVSDASLAHRLDIKVGDSFKLGETTLQLRALITVEPDRAASVMAFGPRLIVSPQGWEATRLEMPGSLVRTALRLKTPQPLDAADVQRELEAAFPGSGWRVRGLDSAAPDVRRVLGNVTLFLSLVGLTALLTGGIGVANAVRTFVGARMATIATLRTLGASAALVFRIYMLQVSILALCAVGAAMFAAAAVPVVVGSLLADVFPVALPLGIWPVPLLQAATAGLLVAAVFGLWPLARCREVPAAALFRGVHVDSSFRPRGLVVPVIILCALALAMLTILSAERRDVAIGFVLGALMSFGLFRLAAAAVIWLASRVVLRGAPLLRLGFANVCRPGAPTIPVVLSLGLGLSVLATVALIELNLNRQIRERIPDTAPAFYFIDLQTANLDAFRTEVEAVSAARITGMADMARGRIVAINGQLVDEASVDPEVRWAVRGDRGLTTSAHPPEGSVLVAGAWWPQDYGGEPLVSVAANVARGLGVAVGDSLTFSILGRTMDVRIGSLREINWSTLSLNFAFVFNPRALEGVPRTWIATVYAAPGSEDALERAVVRALPSVSAIRVKEALDSVASILDRASYAIRLAASLAVIAGLLVLSAAISAGHKDRVRDAVILKVLGATRATLLKVWMLEYGVTGVATGIVAAGVGTVAARVVLQDVMRAQWVFMPGVTFAIVCGGLILVLAGGLASGLLALSGKPAVVLRHE, from the coding sequence ATGCCTGATAATAGTTCTCCGTATGACAGGGATAATATCAGGCCTTGGTCTTTGGCCCTTCGGTTTGCGCGCCGGGATCTGCGTGGAGGTTTGCAGGGTTTACGGGTCATGATTGCCTGCTTGTTCTTGGGTGTTTTTGCCATTGCTGCGTCTGGTTCCGTGCGTTCAGCTGTAGAGGCCGGATTATCTGTCGGTGCCCGTTCTCTTCTGGGGGGAGATCTGGAGCTGCAACAGAGCCTTACGCGTCCGAGTGTGGAGCAGCGCCAGTTTCTGGCGCGCTACGGTATTGTTTCCGAGGTACGGGAAATGAGGGCCATGGCCCGCTCTGCCGGGACAGAAAAAGTTGCCATGGTTGAGCTGAAGGCTGTGGATAGCTTTTACCCCCTGTATGGCGATATGGGGGTGGCTCCGGATGAACCTCTTGCTTCGCTTCTGGACAGGCGTGCTGGTGTGTTCGGGGCTGTGTCTGACGCGTCCTTGGCACATCGGCTGGACATAAAGGTTGGGGACTCATTCAAGCTTGGTGAGACAACCTTGCAATTGCGTGCCCTGATAACGGTGGAACCGGACCGGGCTGCCTCGGTTATGGCGTTTGGTCCGCGCCTGATTGTATCGCCTCAGGGATGGGAGGCCACACGTCTGGAGATGCCGGGCAGCTTGGTCCGTACGGCTCTGCGTCTGAAAACACCACAGCCGTTGGACGCGGCGGATGTTCAGCGGGAGCTGGAAGCAGCCTTTCCCGGTTCCGGCTGGCGGGTGCGGGGGTTGGACTCTGCGGCTCCCGATGTGCGGCGTGTTCTGGGGAATGTGACCTTATTCCTGTCCCTAGTCGGTCTGACAGCCTTGCTGACCGGGGGTATTGGTGTTGCCAATGCTGTTCGCACATTTGTCGGTGCACGCATGGCAACGATCGCAACCCTGCGAACACTTGGGGCATCGGCTGCCTTGGTTTTCCGTATCTATATGTTACAGGTTTCCATCCTTGCCTTGTGTGCGGTTGGTGCTGCCATGTTTGCTGCCGCTGCCGTTCCTGTGGTGGTTGGTTCCCTGCTGGCCGACGTGTTTCCTGTGGCGTTGCCTCTGGGGATCTGGCCTGTTCCTTTGCTCCAGGCCGCTACAGCCGGGTTGCTGGTTGCGGCCGTTTTTGGCCTCTGGCCCTTGGCGCGGTGTCGCGAGGTGCCCGCCGCGGCCTTGTTTCGTGGCGTGCACGTGGACTCTTCCTTCCGTCCCCGTGGGCTGGTGGTTCCTGTTATTATCCTGTGTGCGCTTGCCTTGGCCATGCTGACGATCCTGTCTGCTGAGCGCCGTGATGTGGCCATTGGCTTTGTCCTTGGTGCGCTGATGTCTTTTGGCTTGTTCCGCCTTGCCGCCGCCGCTGTCATCTGGCTCGCATCCCGGGTGGTGCTTCGTGGCGCACCGCTTCTGCGTCTGGGATTTGCCAATGTCTGTCGTCCGGGGGCACCAACGATTCCGGTTGTCCTCTCTCTGGGGCTTGGGCTATCTGTTCTGGCAACCGTGGCGCTGATCGAGTTGAATCTCAACCGGCAGATCCGTGAACGGATTCCGGATACAGCTCCCGCCTTCTACTTTATCGATCTTCAGACGGCCAACTTGGACGCATTCCGTACCGAGGTGGAAGCTGTTTCCGCAGCCCGTATTACCGGTATGGCGGATATGGCGCGTGGTCGTATTGTTGCTATTAACGGGCAGCTGGTTGACGAGGCCTCTGTTGACCCGGAGGTGCGCTGGGCGGTGCGCGGTGACCGTGGTCTGACGACATCGGCCCATCCTCCAGAAGGATCAGTTCTGGTTGCCGGTGCATGGTGGCCACAGGATTATGGCGGGGAACCGCTGGTGTCTGTCGCTGCAAATGTTGCCCGCGGTCTGGGAGTTGCTGTGGGCGATTCCCTAACATTCAGTATTCTGGGACGGACTATGGATGTCCGGATCGGCAGCCTGAGGGAGATCAACTGGTCTACCTTGTCCCTGAACTTTGCGTTTGTTTTCAACCCCCGTGCCCTTGAAGGTGTGCCCCGGACTTGGATTGCCACAGTTTATGCCGCCCCGGGGTCCGAGGATGCTCTTGAGCGTGCTGTTGTCCGCGCCTTGCCATCCGTTTCGGCTATCCGTGTCAAGGAAGCCTTGGACAGTGTCGCATCGATACTGGATCGCGCCTCATATGCCATCCGTCTGGCGGCGTCTTTGGCTGTTATTGCCGGTCTTCTTGTTTTGTCCGCTGCGATTTCAGCTGGTCACAAGGATCGTGTACGTGACGCTGTTATCCTAAAGGTTTTGGGGGCAACCCGGGCAACCCTCCTGAAGGTATGGATGCTGGAATATGGCGTGACTGGTGTGGCAACCGGTATCGTTGCGGCCGGTGTGGGGACTGTTGCAGCCCGCGTTGTTCTGCAGGATGTGATGCGGGCCCAGTGGGTTTTTATGCCTGGTGTGACCTTTGCCATTGTTTGTGGAGGGTTGATTCTGGTCCTGGCTGGTGGCCTTGCCAGCGGGCTGCTGGCACTAAGCGGAAAACCCGCAGTTGTTCTTCGGCATGAGTAG
- the murJ gene encoding murein biosynthesis integral membrane protein MurJ, protein MALLRSVSIVGFFTLLSRFTGLAREALIAHYLGAGMVTDCFNVAWKLPNLFRRLFAEGAFSAAFVPLFSATLEQEGEDGARVFSDRVFSFLALALGLFSALMMMAMPWVMHVFAPGFSEIPGKHELASDLAGITFSYLFFVSLCSLLSGILNSLGRFAAAAGTPVLLNVVSMAGLVWLSDFTPTPGHALAWGTALAGIVQFLWLLHSAWRAGFLPRLVRPSLSPKVRLLLIRIVPVAFGAGLYQVSLLIDVVLASLLPEGSISWLNFADRLNQLPLGVVGIAMGTALLPVLSRQLAASDEAAALDSQNRGVELSLLLTLPAMVGLVLLAEPIVALVYERGAFTAADTEATAAALTAFSLGLPAYVLVKVFTPGFFARGDTSTPFRIAAVALGINVILNLVLMQVMAHVGLALATAIGSTVNAMLLGIVLWRRGHYRMDHRLLQRLPRTLLATSLMGGVVYAVGYAIPLFIPLLSWGVLVVQIVAGFVVFFLAAFLCGSVRREDLAYLRAMRRSQPRA, encoded by the coding sequence ATGGCATTGCTCCGTTCGGTATCCATTGTTGGCTTCTTCACCTTGCTGTCGCGCTTTACCGGCCTGGCGCGTGAGGCGCTGATTGCCCATTACTTGGGGGCCGGCATGGTAACAGACTGTTTCAATGTTGCCTGGAAGCTGCCAAACCTGTTCCGTCGCTTGTTTGCCGAGGGGGCTTTCTCGGCTGCATTTGTCCCCTTGTTCTCGGCGACGCTGGAGCAGGAGGGTGAAGACGGTGCCCGAGTTTTTTCCGATCGGGTCTTCTCTTTTCTTGCACTGGCGCTGGGGCTGTTCAGTGCTCTTATGATGATGGCTATGCCTTGGGTCATGCACGTTTTTGCGCCCGGTTTCAGCGAGATCCCGGGCAAGCATGAGTTGGCCTCTGATCTGGCCGGTATTACTTTCTCGTATCTGTTCTTTGTTTCCCTGTGTTCGCTGTTGTCCGGAATTCTGAATTCTCTTGGCCGGTTTGCAGCCGCCGCAGGAACGCCGGTCCTGTTGAATGTTGTCAGCATGGCCGGACTGGTTTGGTTGTCTGATTTTACGCCCACGCCGGGTCATGCCTTGGCGTGGGGAACAGCCTTGGCGGGGATCGTCCAGTTTTTGTGGTTGTTGCACTCTGCGTGGAGAGCCGGGTTCCTGCCCCGTTTGGTCCGTCCTTCCCTGTCGCCCAAAGTTCGCCTTTTGCTGATCCGGATTGTCCCTGTGGCTTTTGGGGCAGGGTTGTATCAGGTCAGCCTTTTGATTGACGTTGTGCTTGCCTCACTCTTGCCGGAAGGCTCCATCAGTTGGCTGAACTTTGCCGACCGCCTGAACCAGCTGCCGCTTGGCGTGGTTGGTATTGCGATGGGAACAGCCCTGTTGCCGGTTCTGTCCCGTCAGCTGGCCGCTTCAGACGAGGCTGCTGCACTGGACAGTCAGAACCGTGGGGTGGAGTTGTCCCTTCTGTTGACCTTGCCGGCCATGGTGGGGCTTGTGCTTCTGGCTGAGCCCATTGTTGCCCTGGTGTACGAGCGAGGGGCCTTCACCGCTGCGGATACAGAGGCAACGGCAGCGGCGTTGACGGCTTTTTCCCTTGGTTTGCCGGCATATGTTTTGGTCAAGGTCTTTACTCCGGGTTTCTTTGCCCGTGGTGATACGTCCACGCCGTTCCGGATTGCGGCGGTGGCGCTTGGTATCAACGTGATTTTGAACCTTGTCCTGATGCAGGTCATGGCGCATGTCGGGCTGGCGCTGGCGACGGCTATCGGCAGTACGGTCAATGCCATGCTTTTGGGCATTGTTCTCTGGCGTCGCGGGCACTATCGCATGGACCACCGCCTGTTACAGCGTCTTCCCCGTACCCTTCTTGCAACCAGCCTAATGGGTGGCGTTGTCTATGCTGTGGGCTATGCCATTCCCCTGTTTATCCCGCTTTTATCATGGGGTGTGCTGGTGGTGCAGATTGTGGCGGGCTTTGTTGTTTTCTTTCTTGCCGCTTTCCTTTGCGGTTCCGTCCGGCGTGAGGATCTGGCCTACTTGCGGGCCATGCGTCGTTCCCAACCCCGTGCTTGA
- a CDS encoding SulP family inorganic anion transporter, whose translation MGTSHHDRSGLLMPKLVTVLRDGYTFSMLRADIMAGVTVAIVALPLSMALAIASGTTPDRGLATAIVAGFLISAFSGSRFQIGGPTGAFVVIVFQVIHDHGYDGLVLSTLMAGFILIAFALARFGTYIKYIPYPVVTGFTSGIALIILTSQVPELLGLGLKDPPPDFIGKWAAILDQIRHTKPEALIVGGMTLVVILVVRHVAPRAPVFLIGISIGALAAALGGVNVETIGSRFGDIPRTLPVPTWPDISVQRLVTLAPSAFTIALLAGIESLLSAVVADGMTGRKHRSNCELLGQGIANIGSALFGGMPATGAIARTATNVRAGGLSPVSGMVHAVVLLVLMMVAAPLARYLPMPSLAAVLVMVAWGMSEIDRFRRLLKAPPGDILVLLLTFVLTVLVDLTLAIQVGVVLAALLFVHRITQVMEEEQGLHLVDEDTDDFARVRSVYSPESGGSRRTVIYRINGPFFFGIAGKLADILENIGQVPDTLILDMEAVPVIDATAAHALDGFIDHCLRKSIAVRLAGVRSYPLRVLKDLGVDRKVEAILPRSERGDTKL comes from the coding sequence ATGGGCACGTCACATCACGACAGAAGCGGTTTGTTGATGCCAAAACTGGTTACGGTCCTGCGCGATGGATACACCTTTTCCATGCTGCGGGCCGATATCATGGCTGGAGTGACCGTTGCCATTGTTGCCCTGCCATTATCCATGGCTTTGGCCATTGCGTCCGGAACGACGCCGGATCGTGGATTGGCGACGGCGATTGTTGCCGGTTTCCTGATTTCGGCCTTCTCGGGTTCGCGCTTCCAGATTGGTGGGCCAACGGGTGCCTTTGTTGTCATCGTTTTTCAGGTGATCCATGATCATGGTTATGACGGTCTGGTGCTTTCAACCCTGATGGCGGGATTTATCCTGATCGCGTTTGCCTTGGCGCGCTTTGGTACCTATATCAAGTATATTCCCTATCCCGTGGTCACCGGTTTTACATCAGGCATCGCCTTGATCATCCTGACCAGCCAGGTTCCTGAGCTACTTGGCTTGGGATTGAAGGATCCACCCCCTGACTTTATCGGCAAATGGGCGGCCATTCTGGATCAGATCCGTCATACAAAACCGGAAGCGCTGATTGTTGGCGGTATGACCCTTGTTGTTATCCTGGTGGTACGGCATGTGGCTCCGCGGGCGCCTGTTTTCCTGATCGGCATCAGCATTGGTGCTTTGGCAGCGGCGCTGGGTGGAGTAAATGTTGAAACAATCGGCAGCCGGTTTGGGGATATCCCGCGGACTCTTCCAGTTCCGACATGGCCCGATATCAGCGTGCAGCGACTGGTGACACTGGCCCCCTCTGCCTTCACGATTGCCCTTCTGGCCGGTATCGAGTCTCTTTTGTCTGCTGTCGTCGCCGATGGCATGACCGGGCGGAAGCACCGTTCAAACTGCGAGCTTCTGGGGCAGGGGATTGCCAACATCGGATCGGCTTTGTTCGGCGGAATGCCGGCAACAGGTGCTATAGCCCGCACAGCAACGAATGTAAGGGCCGGCGGTCTGTCTCCGGTTTCCGGCATGGTGCATGCGGTGGTTCTGTTGGTCCTTATGATGGTTGCAGCTCCGCTGGCCCGGTACTTGCCGATGCCGTCACTGGCGGCTGTTCTGGTCATGGTTGCCTGGGGCATGAGCGAGATTGACCGCTTCCGTCGTCTGTTGAAAGCACCTCCGGGCGATATTCTGGTCCTGCTGCTGACATTTGTGCTGACTGTTCTGGTCGACCTGACTTTGGCTATCCAGGTTGGGGTTGTTCTGGCGGCCTTGCTTTTCGTGCACCGTATTACCCAGGTCATGGAGGAAGAGCAGGGTTTGCATTTGGTTGATGAAGACACAGATGATTTTGCGCGGGTGCGCAGTGTCTACAGTCCTGAGAGCGGTGGATCACGCCGTACCGTGATATATCGCATCAACGGACCGTTCTTCTTCGGGATTGCCGGAAAACTGGCGGATATTCTGGAGAATATTGGACAGGTTCCGGATACCCTGATCCTGGATATGGAGGCTGTCCCCGTTATTGATGCAACGGCAGCCCATGCATTGGATGGCTTTATCGACCACTGTTTGCGCAAGAGCATAGCTGTTCGTCTGGCCGGCGTTCGTTCCTACCCGCTACGTGTTCTGAAGGATCTGGGTGTAGACAGGAAAGTAGAAGCCATCCTTCCCCGGTCTGAACGCGGAGATACAAAATTATAG
- the def gene encoding peptide deformylase, which yields MALLPIVVAPDPRLKARAVPVEKVDHDIVRLMDDMLETMYAAPGVGLAAPQVGVLKRIIVIDAADRGEPPAPLRMANPEIIWASEETAPYEEGCLSLPDHYELVDRPARVRVRYLDHQNEVRELEADGLLAVVVQHEIDHLEGTLFVDHISSLKRNMILRKLTKSKKNGTLEAEYVPATRKDKD from the coding sequence ATGGCGCTGTTGCCCATCGTTGTCGCCCCTGATCCGCGCCTGAAGGCTCGCGCGGTCCCGGTTGAAAAGGTGGACCATGATATTGTCCGCCTGATGGATGACATGCTCGAAACCATGTATGCCGCCCCCGGCGTTGGTCTGGCTGCACCACAGGTCGGGGTCCTCAAGCGTATTATTGTCATTGATGCCGCCGACAGGGGAGAGCCGCCAGCTCCCCTGCGTATGGCCAATCCGGAAATCATCTGGGCATCTGAGGAAACAGCGCCTTATGAAGAGGGCTGCCTGTCCCTTCCAGATCACTACGAACTGGTTGATCGCCCGGCCCGGGTCCGGGTCCGCTACCTGGATCACCAGAATGAAGTGCGGGAGCTTGAAGCCGATGGCCTTCTGGCTGTTGTTGTCCAGCACGAGATTGATCACCTTGAAGGGACCTTGTTTGTCGATCACATATCGTCCCTGAAGCGCAACATGATCCTGCGCAAGCTGACCAAAAGCAAAAAGAACGGAACCCTGGAGGCCGAGTATGTCCCCGCCACGCGGAAGGACAAGGATTGA
- a CDS encoding arylesterase produces the protein MALFLRLPAIARVAGAALFAYAAILSPVNGTGHAVHAADTGPSSSRPRLMALGDSLMAGYNLPSGQSVPDQLARILEEKGMPVTMINAGVSGDTSAGGLARLDWMLKESPDIVMLGLGANDALRGIDPKDTRINLNTILHRLRRDNIAVLLLGMLAPPNMGKEYTTEFNAIFPELAVMHNVPLVPFFLDGVAGNPTLLQADGMHPTERGTEAIARHILPWVESLTATRKGAPREALDESHH, from the coding sequence ATGGCTCTTTTTCTCCGCCTGCCTGCCATAGCCCGCGTTGCCGGGGCTGCCCTTTTCGCATATGCGGCAATACTGTCTCCTGTCAACGGAACAGGGCATGCCGTCCACGCGGCAGACACAGGACCAAGTTCATCACGTCCCAGACTGATGGCACTGGGAGACAGCCTGATGGCAGGTTACAACCTGCCGTCCGGGCAATCGGTCCCCGACCAGCTGGCACGTATTCTGGAAGAAAAGGGGATGCCGGTAACCATGATCAATGCCGGTGTGTCGGGAGATACCTCTGCCGGAGGGCTGGCTCGCCTTGACTGGATGCTGAAGGAAAGCCCCGATATTGTCATGCTGGGTCTTGGTGCCAATGATGCCTTGCGGGGGATCGACCCAAAGGACACACGCATCAACTTGAATACGATTCTCCACCGACTGCGCAGGGATAACATCGCAGTCCTCCTGCTTGGCATGCTGGCCCCCCCCAACATGGGGAAAGAGTACACAACAGAGTTCAATGCCATTTTTCCGGAATTGGCGGTCATGCACAATGTTCCCTTGGTTCCTTTCTTTCTGGACGGGGTAGCAGGGAACCCCACCCTTCTTCAAGCAGACGGCATGCACCCAACAGAAAGGGGAACAGAGGCAATCGCACGTCATATACTTCCATGGGTTGAATCTCTCACCGCTACCAGAAAGGGGGCACCACGGGAAGCCTTGGATGAAAGTCACCACTGA